A stretch of DNA from Cupriavidus taiwanensis:
ACACGCCGGGAAGGCAGCAGACGCTTCTCCCGGCCCCTGAACACAAGGCACAGACGGGCTTGATGCGATGCGGCAGATGCCGCCGGGCAAAGCAAGCCAAGTATAACGACCGGACCGGCGCTTGACACCGGGCGTGGACCCCCACGCCGGAGGGACAGGAGACAGCGATGCAGGAATCGTCGGCGACGACCTTCCCGCGATGGCTGCTGGCGCACGCCCAGCAGCGGCCGGAGCATCCGGCCTATCGCGAGAAGGATCTCGGCATCTGGCAGACATACAGCTGGGCCCAGGCGGCACAGCAGGTGAGGGCGCTGGCATGTGGTCTGGCCGCGCTCGGCTTCAAGCGTGGCATGAACCTGGCGGTGGTGGGCGACAACCGTCCGCGCCTGTACTGGGCCATGACCGCGGCGCAGGCGTTGGGCGGCGTGCCGGTGCCGCTGTACCAGGACGCCATCGCCAACGAGATGGTCTACGTGCTCAATGATGCGGAAATCGAGTTCGCCATCGTCGAGGACCAGGAGCAGGTCGACAAGCTGCTCGAAGTCGAGGCGCAGCTGGCAGAATCGGGCCGCACCGTGCGCCACGTCATCTTCGAAGACCCGCGCGGGCTGCTCGACTACGACCATCCCTCGCTGATGTCGTACCAGCGCCTGCAGGAACTGGGGCGCGAGTTCGACCAGGCCCATCCTGGCTTCTATGACGAGGCCATCGCTGCCGGGCAGCCCGACGACACCGCCATCATCCTCTATACCTCGGGCACCACCGGCAAGCCCAAGGGCGTGTGCCATTCGCACCATGGCCTGATCGGCTCGGCGCGCAACGGCTGCGCCTTCGACAAGCTCGACGCCGATGACGACGTGCTGTCCTACCTGCCGATGGCGTGGGTCGGCGACAACCTGTTCTCGTATGCGCAGGCGATGGTGGCGGGCTTTACGGTGAACTGCCCGGAATCGCGCGAAACGGTGATGACCGACCTGCGCGAGATCGGCCCCACCTACTACTTCGCGCCGCCGCGCATCTACGAAGGCCTGCTGACGCAGGTGATGATCCGCATGGAGGATGCCGGCTGGATCAAGCGCAAGCTGTTCCACTGGGCCATGGACGTGGCGCGCCGCTGCGGCACTGACATCCTCGACGGCCAGCCGGTGTCGGCGGTGGAGCGCGCGCGCTATGCGCTGGGCGAAGCGCTGGTCTACGGCCCGCTGCGCAACGTGCTGGGCATGAGCCGCATCCGCGTGGCCTATACCGCGGGCGAGGCCATCGGCCCGGACCTGTTCCGCTTCTACCGCTCGATCGGCGTGAACCTGAAGCAGTTCTACGGCCAGACCGAGACCTGCGCCTATGTGTGCCTGCAGCCCGACGGCAAGGTCAAGTTCGATTCCGTCGGACCCGCCGCGCCGGGCATGGAAATCCGCATCGCCGACAACGGCGAGGTGCTGGTGCGCGGCGTGGGCCTGCTCAAGTCCTACTACAAGCGCGAGGATGCCACGCGCGAGGCCATCAACGACGAGGGCTACTTCATGACCGGCGACGCCGGCGTGATCGACGCCGACGGCCACCTGAAGATCATCGACCGCGCCAAGGACGTGGGCAAGCTGGCCGATGGCTCGATGTTCGCGCCCAAGTACATCGAGAACAAGCTCAAGTTTTTCCCGTACATCAAGGAAGCGGTGGCCTTCGGCAGCGGCCGCGACCAGGTCTGCGCCTTCATCAATATCGACTTCGAGGCAGTGGGCAACTGGGCCGAGCGCCGCCACCTGCCGTACGCGGGCTATGTCGACCTGGCCGCGCAGCCGGACGTGCTCGAGATGATCGGCGAATGCGTGAACCAGGTGAATGCGGACCTTGCCAACGACCCGATGCTGGCGGGATCGCAGATCGCGCGCTTCCTGGTGCTGCACAAGGAGCTGGATCCGGACGACGACGAGCTGACCCGCACGCGCAAGGTACGGCGCGGCTTTATCGCGGAGAAGTACGGCGTGCTGGTCGACGCGCTCTATGCGGGCAAGTCCGAGCAGTTCATCGAGACGCGCGTCAAGTTTGAAGACGGGCGCGAGGGCAGCGTGTCGGCCACGCTGAAGCTGGTCGATGCCAGGCGGCTGCCGGTAGCGGCGCGCGCGGCATAAGAGCACAGGTGGAGGCAGCAAGATGACACAAGTGGCCTGGCAAGGCGCCGGCAAGCGCGAATGGGCGGCGGCACGCACCGATGCGAGCGGCGCCGGCAGTGGCGGTGCGATGGCGCCGGCAGGACCGTTGCCCCCGGCGGGGCTGGTGGATGACAGCGGGATGCATCCCGGCATCCGCCATGAACAGCGCACCGGCGCGCAGGCGCGCACCGGCGGCGAGGTGATCCTGGACCTGCAGCACATCTCGCTGTCGTTCGGCGGGGTCAAGGCGCTGACCGATATCTCGTTCGACGTGTGCGAGCACGAGGTGCGCGCCATCATCGGCCCGAACGGAGCCGGCAAGAGTTCGATGCTGAACGTGATCAACGGCGTCTACCACCCGCAGCAGGGGCGCATCGTGTTCCGCGGCGAGGAACGCAAGCAGATGCACCCGACCGCCGCGGCGCGCCAGGGCATTGCGCGCACGTTCCAGAACATCGCGCTGTTCAAGGGCATGACGGTGCTGGACAACATCATGACCGGTCGCAACACGCAGTTCCGCACCTCGTGGTTTGCGCACGCGCTGTGGTGGGGCCCGGCCCGCAACGAGGAAATGCGGCACCGGCAGAAGGTGGAGGAGGTGATCGACTTCCTCGAAATCCAGTCGATCCGCAAGACTCCGGTGGGGCGCCTGCCGTACGGCCTGCAGAAGCGCGTCGAGCTGGCGCGCGCGCTCGCCGCCGAGCCGTCGATGCTGCTGCTCGATGAGCCGATGGCCGGCATGAACGTGGAAGAGAAGCAGGACATGTGCCGCTTCATCCTCGATGTGAACCGGCAGTTCGGCACCACCATCGTGCTGATCGAGCACGACATGGGCGTGGTGATGGATATCTCCGACCGCGTGGTGGTGCTGGACTATGGCAAGAAGATCGGGGATGGCACGCCGGAGGAGGTGAAGGGCAATCCGGACGTGATCAAGGCGTATTTGGGAACATCGCACTGATTGTTTGCTCCCCTCTCCCGCGCGCGGGAGAGGGGAGCCGGACAGCGGTATTGGTAGACCAACAGATGCAAGCAAAGGCAAACCATGACGTTCTTCTTTGAAATCCTGCTCGGCGGCCTGCTGTCGGGACTGATGTACTCGCTGGTGGCGCTGGGCTTCGTGCTGATCTACAAGGCCTCGGGCGTGTTCAACTTTGCCCAGGGCGCGATGGTCTACTTTGCCGCGCTGGCGGTGGTGGGGCTGATGGACAAGGGCATGCCGATGTGGGCGGCGGTGATCGGCGCCTTCGTGGTGATGATCCTGGTCGGCATGAGCACTGAGCGCTTCGTGTTGCGCAAGCTGGTCAACCAGCCGCCGATCACGCTGTTCATGGCCACCATCGGGCTGTCGTTCTTCCTCGAAGGTCTGGGGCCGCTCTTGTTCGGCAATGAAGTGCGCCCGATCAACCTGGGCATCGTCGACGAGCCGATCGAATCGATCCTGACCAATTTCAACATCGTTATCTCCAAGTTCGACCTTGCCGCCGCGGCCATCGCTGGCGCGCTGGTGGGATCGCTGGCGCTGTTCTTCCAGTACACCAAGGTCGGCCGCGCGCTGCGCGCGGTGGCCGACGACCACCAGGCCGCGCTGTCGCTGGGCATCCCGCTGCAGAACATCTGGGCCATCGTATGGGGCGTGGCGGGCTTCGTCGCGCTGGTGGCGGGCATGCTGTGGGGCTCGCGCAATGGCGTGCAGTTCGCGCTGACGCTGACCGCGCTGAAGGCGCTGCCGGTGCTGATCCTGGGCGGTTTCACTTCGGTGCCCGGCGCCATCGTCGGCGGGCTGATCATCGGCGCCTCGGAGAAGCTGGCCGAGATC
This window harbors:
- a CDS encoding AMP-dependent synthetase/ligase, whose translation is MQESSATTFPRWLLAHAQQRPEHPAYREKDLGIWQTYSWAQAAQQVRALACGLAALGFKRGMNLAVVGDNRPRLYWAMTAAQALGGVPVPLYQDAIANEMVYVLNDAEIEFAIVEDQEQVDKLLEVEAQLAESGRTVRHVIFEDPRGLLDYDHPSLMSYQRLQELGREFDQAHPGFYDEAIAAGQPDDTAIILYTSGTTGKPKGVCHSHHGLIGSARNGCAFDKLDADDDVLSYLPMAWVGDNLFSYAQAMVAGFTVNCPESRETVMTDLREIGPTYYFAPPRIYEGLLTQVMIRMEDAGWIKRKLFHWAMDVARRCGTDILDGQPVSAVERARYALGEALVYGPLRNVLGMSRIRVAYTAGEAIGPDLFRFYRSIGVNLKQFYGQTETCAYVCLQPDGKVKFDSVGPAAPGMEIRIADNGEVLVRGVGLLKSYYKREDATREAINDEGYFMTGDAGVIDADGHLKIIDRAKDVGKLADGSMFAPKYIENKLKFFPYIKEAVAFGSGRDQVCAFINIDFEAVGNWAERRHLPYAGYVDLAAQPDVLEMIGECVNQVNADLANDPMLAGSQIARFLVLHKELDPDDDELTRTRKVRRGFIAEKYGVLVDALYAGKSEQFIETRVKFEDGREGSVSATLKLVDARRLPVAARAA
- a CDS encoding ABC transporter ATP-binding protein encodes the protein MTQVAWQGAGKREWAAARTDASGAGSGGAMAPAGPLPPAGLVDDSGMHPGIRHEQRTGAQARTGGEVILDLQHISLSFGGVKALTDISFDVCEHEVRAIIGPNGAGKSSMLNVINGVYHPQQGRIVFRGEERKQMHPTAAARQGIARTFQNIALFKGMTVLDNIMTGRNTQFRTSWFAHALWWGPARNEEMRHRQKVEEVIDFLEIQSIRKTPVGRLPYGLQKRVELARALAAEPSMLLLDEPMAGMNVEEKQDMCRFILDVNRQFGTTIVLIEHDMGVVMDISDRVVVLDYGKKIGDGTPEEVKGNPDVIKAYLGTSH
- a CDS encoding branched-chain amino acid ABC transporter permease — its product is MTFFFEILLGGLLSGLMYSLVALGFVLIYKASGVFNFAQGAMVYFAALAVVGLMDKGMPMWAAVIGAFVVMILVGMSTERFVLRKLVNQPPITLFMATIGLSFFLEGLGPLLFGNEVRPINLGIVDEPIESILTNFNIVISKFDLAAAAIAGALVGSLALFFQYTKVGRALRAVADDHQAALSLGIPLQNIWAIVWGVAGFVALVAGMLWGSRNGVQFALTLTALKALPVLILGGFTSVPGAIVGGLIIGASEKLAEIYIPPVFQSVFGGNFGGIEGWFPYVFALLFLLVRPEGLFGEKHIDRV